The Methanococcoides methylutens MM1 genome has a window encoding:
- a CDS encoding dicarboxylate/amino acid:cation symporter, producing the protein MPNRYRIPEPLSLIHPRSLKYLSSQLQSLVRGRLWLKILIGMFLGIIIGLILGPSAGFVSPDVSYTIGEWLALPGYIFLALLQMIVVPLVFASIIRGIASGEDMEQLKMVGLRTVGYFLATTALAILIGLSLALLIGPGNYISSELVQGTMGSEIPEVTEGAVTTPGIADVPGLVTNILPTNPLGSLVTGQMLQVVVFSIIIGLALVSMSPVQSKPLLDLLGSLQEVTMTVVRWSMLLAPFAVFGLISKFTLNLGLDALVGMLVYVGTVLLGLLLLLAVYLLIIFIISRKGPIDFLRSVRDVLLLAFSTSSSAVVMPLSIKTAEEKLGVRPSISQFVIPLGATINMNGTALYQSIAAVFLAQVFGVELGFGALLLVMVTVVGASIGTPSTPGVGIVILAMILGSVGIPTAGIALIIGVDRILDMSRTSVNVTGDLVTCAVMDKWVGGKKTAMLEKFEDSKLETQRQILGEDVIVNSDNPDES; encoded by the coding sequence ATGCCAAACAGATACCGTATTCCTGAACCACTTTCCCTGATCCATCCACGATCGTTGAAATACCTGAGCTCCCAGTTGCAGTCACTGGTTAGGGGCAGGCTCTGGCTCAAGATACTCATTGGTATGTTCCTTGGTATCATTATTGGGCTGATACTTGGGCCATCAGCCGGTTTTGTAAGTCCGGATGTATCATATACGATAGGTGAATGGCTGGCATTACCCGGATACATTTTCCTGGCACTATTGCAGATGATAGTTGTTCCTCTTGTCTTTGCATCCATCATCAGGGGTATTGCTTCAGGGGAGGATATGGAGCAGCTCAAAATGGTCGGTTTGCGTACGGTGGGATATTTCCTTGCAACCACTGCACTTGCCATACTGATAGGTCTGAGCCTTGCTCTGCTCATCGGTCCGGGGAACTACATCAGCAGCGAGTTGGTCCAGGGAACAATGGGCTCGGAGATTCCCGAGGTGACTGAGGGTGCCGTCACGACTCCCGGTATTGCAGATGTTCCGGGGCTGGTCACAAATATACTGCCAACCAATCCGCTGGGGTCACTCGTAACCGGGCAGATGCTTCAGGTCGTGGTATTCTCTATCATAATAGGCCTGGCCCTTGTGTCGATGTCGCCTGTACAATCAAAACCCCTGCTTGACCTGCTGGGTTCTCTTCAGGAAGTTACCATGACGGTTGTTAGGTGGAGCATGTTGCTTGCACCATTTGCAGTCTTTGGTCTCATCAGCAAGTTCACGCTGAACCTTGGGCTCGATGCGCTGGTGGGGATGCTTGTCTATGTTGGGACTGTGCTTCTGGGATTACTTTTATTGCTTGCCGTTTACCTGCTGATAATCTTCATAATTTCAAGGAAAGGTCCCATTGATTTCCTGAGGTCCGTAAGGGACGTCCTTTTACTTGCATTCTCAACATCCAGTTCCGCTGTTGTCATGCCGCTTTCCATCAAGACCGCAGAGGAAAAGTTAGGTGTAAGGCCATCGATCTCCCAGTTCGTCATCCCGCTGGGTGCTACAATAAACATGAACGGTACAGCTCTTTATCAGAGCATAGCAGCCGTTTTCCTCGCGCAGGTGTTTGGAGTGGAACTTGGGTTTGGTGCTCTTCTTTTGGTCATGGTCACCGTTGTGGGAGCATCGATCGGTACTCCTTCGACGCCGGGAGTTGGTATTGTCATACTTGCCATGATCCTGGGCAGTGTCGGTATACCTACCGCAGGTATCGCACTGATAATAGGTGTGGACAGGATACTTGATATGAGTCGTACATCTGTGAATGTCACAGGGGACCTTGTAACCTGTGCGGTCATGGATAAGTGGGTTGGTGGCAAGAAAACAGCAATGCTGGAAAAGTTCGAGGATTCAAAACTTGAAACGCAGAGGCAGATTCTGGGTGAAGATGTTATTGTTAATTCGGATAACCCGGACGAATCCTGA
- a CDS encoding nuclear transport factor 2 family protein: MSKNLETAKQFYEACETGKGWEVCKQYCHPDATFSAQAGALDGISTVEGYTEWMKNLLTPIPDGHYELLFLAEDEDRNSVAACAVFHGTQTGPGGPVPPTGKTAAADYAYLMVFEGDLIKNMTKIWNDMITLQQIGWA; the protein is encoded by the coding sequence GTGAGCAAAAATTTAGAAACGGCAAAACAATTCTATGAGGCTTGTGAAACTGGGAAAGGATGGGAAGTCTGTAAACAATACTGTCATCCTGATGCAACATTCTCTGCCCAAGCAGGTGCATTGGATGGAATTTCCACTGTGGAAGGTTACACTGAATGGATGAAGAACTTACTTACCCCAATACCCGATGGACATTATGAGCTGCTTTTCCTTGCAGAAGACGAGGATAGGAATAGCGTTGCAGCTTGTGCTGTATTCCATGGAACTCAGACTGGTCCAGGTGGTCCTGTACCCCCAACAGGCAAGACCGCCGCAGCAGATTATGCATATCTGATGGTATTCGAAGGAGATCTTATCAAAAATATGACCAAGATTTGGAACGACATGATAACTCTCCAGCAAATAGGCTGGGCTTGA
- a CDS encoding helix-turn-helix transcriptional regulator, with protein MIYEKARFFNALGDETRLMIVSCLLTQEKCACDFASITNKDQTTTSRHLKILFEAGIVDFEKEGRNRIYKIKNEEMKQLLLNCGVEKLECCCKEC; from the coding sequence ATGATTTATGAAAAAGCTAGATTCTTCAATGCTTTAGGAGATGAGACCCGGTTAATGATCGTAAGTTGTCTCTTAACCCAGGAAAAGTGTGCGTGTGACTTCGCATCAATTACAAATAAAGATCAGACGACCACATCCAGGCATTTGAAGATATTATTTGAAGCTGGCATAGTTGATTTTGAAAAGGAAGGAAGGAACAGGATATACAAGATCAAAAACGAGGAAATGAAACAACTGCTTCTGAATTGTGGAGTGGAAAAACTCGAATGTTGTTGTAAGGAGTGTTAA
- a CDS encoding copper chaperone Copz family protein: MSFKILKQASCCGIGDSDSTGCDCASDSNCCDPGAISIDIKEVACPVCGKTGVHVENVTVKHMVKKELMDEVSEDEHWLCMSEECEVAYYTGSKVEFNIEDIKVTIWFKKDANPKYACYCNNITEEQVIETVVNKGLDNMKDIIVSINGKISSQCKVRNPAGKCCTQAFNEAIGKGMEIRNKE, translated from the coding sequence ATGAGCTTTAAGATATTGAAACAAGCATCCTGTTGCGGGATAGGGGACTCTGATTCCACTGGGTGCGATTGTGCCTCTGACAGTAATTGCTGTGATCCTGGAGCAATTTCCATAGACATAAAGGAAGTAGCCTGTCCGGTCTGTGGCAAAACTGGTGTGCACGTGGAAAATGTGACCGTTAAGCACATGGTGAAAAAAGAACTGATGGACGAGGTCAGTGAAGATGAGCACTGGCTTTGCATGAGTGAGGAATGTGAGGTCGCATATTACACCGGATCAAAGGTAGAATTCAATATAGAAGATATCAAAGTAACGATCTGGTTCAAGAAGGACGCTAATCCAAAGTACGCATGCTATTGCAATAATATAACTGAAGAACAGGTAATTGAAACTGTGGTCAATAAGGGACTTGACAACATGAAAGATATTATAGTCTCGATCAACGGAAAGATCAGTTCACAGTGCAAGGTCAGGAATCCTGCTGGAAAATGTTGCACACAGGCTTTTAATGAAGCAATAGGAAAAGGCATGGAGATCAGAAACAAAGAGTGA
- a CDS encoding NADP-dependent isocitrate dehydrogenase encodes MAQKSTIIYTKTDEAPALATSSLLPIVQAYVKNAGITMETRDISLAARIIAQFPERLTGDQKISDALSELGEMVLTPEANIIKLPNISASVPQIKATVAELQAKGYDLPDYPEDPSNDEEKAIKAKFDIAKGSAVNPVLREGNSDRRAPKAVKNYAKNHPHSMGEWKSDSKSHVSSMTSGDFYGSERSVEIEEATNYRIFFTDDAGNKTLLKDKAPLQIGEIIDAAVMNKKALQAFLAEQIEDAKAKDVLFSVHLKATMMKVSDPVIFGHVVKVFFKEIFDKYGDLLSELGVDPNQGLGDLYTKIQNLPEDKQAEIKADIEAVYARRPALAMVNSDKGITNLHVPSDVIVDASMPAAIRSSGGMWGPDGKLKDMKAIIPDRSYSGVYQETIEFCQKHGAFDPSKMGSVSNVGLMAQKAEEYGSHDKTFEMTGTGKVQVIDDNNNVLIEQPVEEGDIFRMCQVKDAPVQDWIKLAVNRAKATGDPAVFWLDEKRAHDSQLINKVNKYLKDYDTDGLELLIKAPVEATRFSLERIREGKDTISVTGNVLRDYLTDLFPILEVGTSAKMLSIVPLMSGGGLFETGAGGSAPKHVQQFVSEGHLRWDSLGEFLALAVSLEHLGSTFDNPKALVLAETLDKATELVLENGRSPSRKVNEIDNRGSHFYLAMYWAQALADQEKDSELKAIFEPVAKALMENEERIANELLEAQGKAMDIKGYYAPDEELKSQAMRPSATLNGIIDSI; translated from the coding sequence ATGGCACAGAAATCGACAATCATTTATACGAAAACCGATGAAGCTCCGGCTTTGGCAACCAGTTCGCTCCTGCCTATTGTACAGGCTTATGTGAAAAACGCCGGAATCACTATGGAAACGAGGGATATCTCCCTGGCGGCAAGGATCATTGCCCAGTTTCCAGAAAGACTGACAGGGGATCAGAAGATTTCCGATGCACTTTCCGAATTGGGAGAGATGGTCTTAACTCCGGAAGCCAACATTATCAAACTACCCAATATCAGCGCTTCAGTTCCCCAGATCAAAGCGACAGTCGCAGAACTCCAGGCTAAAGGATATGACCTTCCCGATTACCCTGAAGATCCTTCTAATGATGAAGAAAAGGCGATCAAAGCGAAATTCGATATTGCCAAGGGCAGTGCCGTTAACCCTGTATTGAGAGAAGGGAACTCTGACCGCAGAGCTCCTAAAGCTGTAAAAAATTATGCGAAAAACCATCCTCATTCCATGGGAGAATGGAAGTCCGATTCCAAATCCCATGTATCCAGCATGACCAGCGGAGACTTTTACGGCAGTGAGAGATCTGTTGAAATTGAAGAGGCTACCAATTACAGAATTTTCTTTACAGATGACGCTGGTAATAAAACACTATTAAAAGACAAAGCTCCTCTTCAGATCGGAGAGATCATTGATGCAGCTGTTATGAACAAAAAAGCGCTTCAGGCATTTCTGGCTGAACAGATAGAAGATGCCAAAGCTAAAGATGTCTTATTCTCTGTTCATTTGAAAGCGACAATGATGAAAGTTTCCGATCCTGTTATCTTCGGTCATGTGGTTAAGGTCTTCTTTAAAGAGATATTTGATAAATATGGTGATCTGCTTTCAGAATTGGGTGTGGATCCCAACCAGGGCCTGGGAGATCTCTATACAAAGATCCAGAATCTGCCTGAAGACAAACAGGCTGAAATCAAAGCAGATATAGAAGCTGTGTATGCCAGGAGACCGGCATTGGCTATGGTTAACTCCGATAAGGGGATTACCAATCTCCATGTTCCCAGCGATGTTATCGTCGACGCTTCCATGCCTGCAGCAATCCGTTCATCAGGTGGCATGTGGGGACCAGACGGTAAACTAAAAGATATGAAAGCCATAATTCCAGACCGCTCTTATTCGGGAGTGTATCAGGAAACGATTGAGTTCTGTCAAAAACACGGTGCCTTTGATCCCTCAAAAATGGGAAGCGTTTCCAATGTGGGGCTTATGGCGCAAAAAGCTGAAGAATATGGCTCACATGACAAGACCTTTGAGATGACTGGTACAGGAAAAGTTCAGGTTATCGATGACAACAATAATGTACTCATTGAACAGCCGGTAGAGGAAGGGGATATCTTCCGCATGTGTCAGGTGAAAGACGCACCCGTTCAGGACTGGATCAAGCTGGCTGTCAACCGGGCAAAAGCAACAGGCGATCCTGCAGTCTTCTGGCTCGATGAGAAAAGAGCTCACGATTCACAGCTCATTAATAAAGTGAACAAATACTTGAAAGACTATGATACTGATGGCCTGGAACTATTGATCAAAGCTCCCGTTGAAGCGACCAGGTTCTCATTGGAGAGAATTAGAGAGGGCAAAGATACAATCTCTGTGACTGGAAATGTTTTGAGAGATTATCTTACAGACCTCTTCCCTATCTTGGAAGTTGGAACCAGTGCAAAAATGCTATCGATCGTTCCCCTGATGAGTGGCGGTGGACTTTTCGAGACAGGTGCCGGCGGTTCGGCACCCAAACACGTACAGCAATTTGTATCGGAAGGTCACCTGCGTTGGGACTCTCTGGGAGAATTCCTGGCCTTAGCTGTTTCTCTGGAGCATCTGGGCAGCACTTTTGACAATCCTAAAGCTCTGGTTTTAGCAGAAACATTGGATAAAGCGACAGAGCTGGTTCTGGAAAACGGAAGATCACCTTCCCGAAAAGTGAATGAGATCGATAACAGAGGATCTCATTTTTATCTGGCAATGTATTGGGCTCAGGCTCTGGCTGATCAGGAGAAAGATAGCGAATTAAAAGCAATTTTTGAACCTGTGGCTAAAGCTCTGATGGAAAATGAAGAAAGAATCGCCAATGAGTTGTTAGAAGCTCAGGGCAAAGCTATGGATATCAAAGGATACTACGCTCCGGATGAGGAGTTAAAATCCCAGGCCATGAGACCTAGTGCGACTTTGAATGGGATCATCGATTCCATTTAA